The following are encoded together in the Poseidonibacter lekithochrous genome:
- a CDS encoding PstS family phosphate ABC transporter substrate-binding protein has translation MKKTTIALLASAALTVSLSARDQIKIVGSSTVYPFASSVAEELGATSKFPTPVVESTGSGGGMKLFCAGNGLNTPDITNASRRMKTKEFKMCEKNGVTDITESVIGYDGIAFAQSRSNLDFDISREHLALAVAKEVPSKDGKKLIANPYKKWSDIDASLPNREIVVYGPPKSSGTRDAFEELVMQKTFKKLPVYTDIYKADKKANKKYKKYSVVRTDGVYVESGENDNLIVQKLDKNKNAFGVFGFSFLVENDDMIKGATINGVKPTPTNISSSEYPVSRSLFFYIKNSHKKDVPAMNKYVNLFMSEKMIGKEGILGEIGLIALPDAARNAIRSSVSKSTKLTLSDLKKH, from the coding sequence ATGAAAAAAACAACAATCGCTTTATTAGCATCTGCTGCTTTAACTGTATCTTTAAGTGCTAGAGACCAAATCAAAATCGTTGGTTCTTCTACTGTATATCCATTCGCATCTTCTGTTGCTGAAGAATTAGGAGCAACTTCTAAGTTCCCAACTCCTGTAGTTGAATCAACTGGTTCAGGTGGTGGTATGAAATTATTTTGTGCTGGTAACGGATTAAATACTCCTGATATTACTAATGCATCAAGAAGAATGAAAACTAAAGAATTCAAAATGTGTGAAAAAAATGGAGTAACTGATATTACTGAATCTGTAATTGGTTATGATGGTATTGCATTTGCACAATCTAGATCTAACTTAGATTTTGATATTTCAAGAGAACACTTAGCATTAGCCGTAGCTAAAGAAGTACCTTCTAAAGATGGTAAAAAATTAATTGCTAACCCATACAAAAAATGGTCTGACATTGATGCTTCATTACCAAATAGAGAAATTGTTGTTTATGGACCACCAAAATCTTCAGGAACAAGAGATGCATTCGAAGAATTAGTAATGCAAAAAACATTCAAAAAATTACCAGTTTATACTGATATTTACAAAGCTGACAAAAAAGCTAATAAAAAATACAAAAAATACTCTGTAGTTAGAACTGATGGTGTTTATGTTGAATCTGGTGAAAACGATAACTTAATCGTTCAAAAATTAGATAAAAACAAAAATGCATTTGGTGTATTTGGATTCTCTTTCTTAGTTGAAAATGATGATATGATTAAAGGTGCTACAATTAATGGTGTTAAACCAACTCCTACAAATATTTCATCTTCTGAATACCCAGTATCTAGATCATTATTCTTCTACATCAAAAACTCTCATAAAAAAGACGTTCCTGCAATGAACAAATATGTAAACTTATTTATGTCTGAAAAGATGATTGGTAAAGAAGGTATCTTAGGTGAAATCGGATTAATCGCTTTACCAGATGCAGCAAGAAATGCAATTAGATCTTCTGTGTCAAAAAGTACTAAACTTACTTTATCTGACTTAAAAAAGCACTAA
- a CDS encoding DUF1653 domain-containing protein: protein MLELNKTYTHYKNKQKYITINFCKIQENDIWVKAVIYKPDDCEELFVREYKEFQEKFLISN from the coding sequence ATGCTTGAACTTAATAAAACTTACACTCACTACAAAAACAAACAAAAATACATCACTATAAATTTTTGCAAAATCCAAGAAAATGATATTTGGGTTAAAGCAGTAATCTATAAACCTGATGATTGTGAAGAATTATTTGTAAGAGAATACAAAGAATTCCAAGAAAAATTTCTAATTTCTAACTAA
- the prfA gene encoding peptide chain release factor 1, with protein sequence MIQDKLQPFINRYNEINDLLISPDITSDIKRMTDLSKEQSSIEPIVNKAKEYIQVVEDIEENKMLLDDDELGELAKEELKELDTRKPELEEEIKFLMIPKDPNDDKNIYLELRAGAGGDEAAIFVGDLFRAYLKYAENNSWKVEIMNTNESESGGYKEVVILVKGDHVFSKLKFEGGTHRVQRVPATESQGRVHTSAITVAVMPEVDDVEVEIDPNDLKIDVMRASGNGGQSVNTTDSAVRITHIPTGLVVTNQDQKSQHKNKDKAMKVLKARLYDIQMQEKMAKEGADRKEQVGTGDRSGRIRTYNYPQGRISDHRINLTLYRLDAIMNDGLFDEVIDPLIADHQAKLIEANGL encoded by the coding sequence ATGATTCAAGACAAATTACAACCCTTTATTAATAGGTATAATGAGATTAATGATCTGTTAATCTCACCTGATATCACGAGTGATATTAAAAGAATGACTGATCTTTCAAAAGAACAGTCAAGTATTGAACCAATTGTTAATAAGGCAAAAGAGTATATTCAAGTTGTAGAAGATATAGAAGAGAATAAAATGCTTCTAGATGATGACGAACTTGGGGAACTTGCTAAAGAAGAACTAAAAGAATTAGATACAAGAAAACCTGAACTTGAGGAAGAAATTAAATTTTTAATGATTCCTAAAGACCCTAATGATGATAAAAATATCTACTTAGAGTTAAGAGCTGGTGCTGGTGGCGATGAAGCTGCTATTTTTGTTGGAGATTTATTTAGAGCTTATCTTAAGTATGCCGAAAACAACAGCTGGAAAGTTGAAATAATGAACACTAACGAAAGTGAGTCAGGCGGTTACAAAGAAGTTGTAATTTTGGTTAAAGGTGACCATGTATTCTCAAAGCTTAAATTTGAGGGTGGTACACACAGAGTACAAAGAGTTCCTGCAACTGAATCACAAGGTAGAGTTCATACATCAGCAATTACAGTAGCAGTAATGCCTGAAGTTGATGATGTTGAAGTTGAAATTGATCCTAATGATCTAAAAATTGATGTTATGAGAGCCAGTGGAAATGGTGGTCAATCTGTAAATACTACAGACTCGGCTGTTAGAATCACTCATATTCCTACTGGACTTGTAGTAACAAATCAAGACCAGAAATCGCAGCACAAGAATAAAGACAAAGCAATGAAAGTTCTTAAAGCTAGACTTTATGACATTCAAATGCAAGAAAAAATGGCTAAAGAAGGTGCTGATAGAAAAGAGCAAGTTGGAACTGGTGATAGAAGTGGAAGAATTAGAACTTATAATTATCCACAAGGTAGAATCAGTGACCACAGAATCAATCTAACTTTATACAGATTAGATGCTATCATGAATGACGGTCTATTTGATGAAGTAATTGATCCTCTTATTGCTGATCATCAAGCAAAACTAATTGAGGCAAATGGATTATAA
- the rpsT gene encoding 30S ribosomal protein S20, translating into MANHKSAEKRARQTVVRTERNRFYKTRIKNVIKAVLAAVEAADKDAATSAMTAANKTIHHCVSKGILKKGNAARKVSRLQTKVNAI; encoded by the coding sequence ATGGCAAATCACAAATCTGCTGAAAAAAGAGCAAGACAAACTGTAGTAAGAACTGAAAGAAATAGATTTTACAAAACAAGAATCAAAAACGTAATCAAAGCTGTATTAGCTGCTGTTGAAGCTGCTGACAAAGATGCTGCAACATCTGCAATGACTGCTGCAAACAAAACTATTCACCATTGTGTATCTAAAGGTATCCTTAAAAAAGGTAATGCTGCTAGAAAAGTATCTAGATTACAAACAAAAGTTAACGCTATATAG
- the glmM gene encoding phosphoglucosamine mutase: MKLFGTDGVRGKAGDFLDAMTVLKLAMAAGIYFRKHSTTKKILVGKDTRRSGYMIENALVSGLTAVGYDVIQIGPMPTPAIAYLTESMRCDAGIMISASHNPYEDNGIKFFDNHGNKLGVKCEKKIEEIFHNDELLTSEQLTGKHIGSSKRIDDVIGRYIVSIKSSFPRDLTLRGLRIVLDCANGAAYKVGPTILEELGADIITINDKPDGFNINENCGAMHPENVGKLVKEYRADIGLALDGDADRLVVIDEKGEVVDGDKLIGALCKYLNDENLLKGQACVATVMSNKALEDYLNEDNIALHRSNVGDKYVLEVMHNEDINFGGEQSGHIIFSDAAKTGDGLASALQVLALVLKSGKPASEVLNAFDLYPQILHNMKVNEKKPLEEIEGLDALVKSLRARGLRDLIRYSGTENKIRLLLEGQDKKVVEKGMEELVEFFKKAL, from the coding sequence ATGAAGCTATTTGGAACTGATGGTGTAAGAGGTAAGGCTGGAGATTTTTTAGATGCAATGACTGTATTGAAATTAGCTATGGCTGCTGGGATATATTTTAGAAAACACTCAACTACTAAAAAGATTCTTGTAGGTAAAGATACAAGAAGAAGTGGTTATATGATTGAGAATGCTCTTGTAAGTGGTCTTACAGCTGTTGGTTATGATGTAATTCAAATAGGCCCTATGCCTACACCTGCAATTGCATATTTAACTGAATCAATGAGATGTGATGCTGGTATTATGATTTCTGCTTCTCATAATCCTTATGAAGACAATGGAATCAAATTTTTTGATAACCATGGTAATAAACTAGGTGTTAAATGTGAAAAGAAAATTGAAGAAATTTTTCATAATGATGAACTTTTAACAAGTGAACAATTAACTGGGAAACATATAGGTTCATCAAAAAGAATTGATGATGTTATTGGGAGATATATTGTTTCAATTAAAAGCTCATTCCCACGAGATTTAACATTAAGAGGTTTAAGAATTGTTCTTGATTGTGCAAATGGTGCTGCGTATAAAGTAGGTCCAACAATTTTAGAAGAACTTGGGGCTGATATTATTACAATAAATGATAAGCCTGATGGATTTAATATTAATGAAAATTGTGGAGCAATGCACCCTGAGAATGTAGGGAAGTTAGTTAAAGAATATAGAGCAGATATTGGTTTAGCACTTGATGGTGATGCTGATAGACTTGTTGTTATTGACGAAAAAGGTGAAGTAGTTGATGGTGATAAATTAATTGGTGCTTTATGTAAATATTTAAATGATGAAAACCTATTAAAAGGGCAAGCTTGTGTTGCTACAGTTATGTCTAATAAAGCTTTAGAAGATTATTTAAATGAAGATAACATTGCTTTACATAGATCAAATGTTGGTGATAAGTATGTTCTAGAAGTTATGCATAATGAAGATATTAACTTCGGTGGTGAACAAAGTGGACATATTATTTTCTCTGATGCTGCAAAAACAGGTGATGGATTAGCTTCTGCACTTCAAGTATTAGCATTAGTTTTAAAATCTGGTAAACCTGCAAGTGAAGTATTAAATGCTTTTGATTTATACCCTCAAATATTACATAATATGAAGGTTAATGAGAAAAAACCATTAGAAGAGATTGAAGGTTTAGATGCTTTAGTTAAATCATTAAGAGCTAGAGGATTAAGAGATCTAATTAGATACTCTGGAACTGAGAATAAAATCAGACTTTTACTTGAAGGTCAAGATAAAAAAGTTGTTGAAAAAGGCATGGAAGAGTTAGTAGAATTCTTCAAAAAAGCTCTATGA
- the lspA gene encoding signal peptidase II — translation MKKKFNIAIILVAILFIIDQAVKYGFAHFDWNVEGPYMSLQLAYNYGVAFSMFSFLAEYLKYIQLAIVLGTSIYLFNNKDIFRDYYIPIALLYAGGLSNILDRFTYGGVVDYFYWHYGFEFAIFNLADVIIDTAVVIIIYMQIRQSRKEKKENK, via the coding sequence ATGAAAAAAAAATTTAATATAGCAATAATTTTAGTTGCTATTTTATTTATCATTGATCAAGCTGTAAAATATGGATTTGCACATTTCGATTGGAATGTGGAAGGTCCATATATGTCATTGCAATTGGCATACAATTACGGGGTTGCTTTTTCAATGTTCTCATTTTTAGCTGAGTATTTAAAATATATTCAGTTGGCTATTGTTTTAGGTACATCAATATACTTATTTAATAATAAAGATATATTCAGAGATTATTATATTCCTATTGCTTTATTATACGCAGGTGGTTTATCTAATATTTTAGATAGATTTACTTATGGGGGAGTTGTTGACTATTTTTACTGGCATTATGGTTTTGAATTTGCTATTTTTAACCTAGCTGATGTAATTATTGACACGGCTGTTGTAATAATAATTTATATGCAAATAAGACAATCTCGAAAAGAAAAAAAAGAAAATAAATAA
- a CDS encoding 3-isopropylmalate dehydratase large subunit — MGQTITEKIFSEHVGKEVYAGEIVRSPIDMVIGNDITTPISIRAFEEGGYTELANPEGFAIVLDHFIPAKDIASANQAKISRDFAMKHDLKYFFDEKDMGIEHALLPEKGLVLPGDVIIGADSHTCTHGALGAFSTGMGSTDISFGMITGGNWFKIPESIKVVFKGKPGEHVTGKDLILEIIRILGVDGALYKALEFTGDTIQYLSMDDRFSLCNMAIEAGAKNGIVAYDEITKEFLDTRDSLRAEPKIHYSDEDADYCQVIEIDVEALDPVIAYPFLPSNGHSVNQAVADEIRVDQVFIGSCTNGRLSDFKVAAEILNGQKVARHVRLILTPGTQKILRDATKLGYIDTLVDAGAVVSNPTCGACLGGYMGILGDNEVCISTTNRNFVGRMGSRSSKIYLANSAVAAASAISGYITDPRGL; from the coding sequence ATGGGTCAAACGATAACAGAAAAGATTTTTAGTGAACACGTAGGTAAAGAAGTTTACGCAGGTGAGATTGTAAGAAGTCCAATTGATATGGTAATTGGTAATGATATTACAACTCCGATTTCTATTAGAGCATTCGAAGAGGGTGGGTATACAGAATTAGCAAATCCAGAAGGTTTTGCAATTGTACTTGATCACTTCATTCCAGCTAAAGATATTGCATCTGCAAATCAAGCTAAAATCTCTAGAGATTTTGCAATGAAACATGATTTAAAATACTTCTTTGATGAAAAAGATATGGGTATTGAACATGCATTATTACCAGAGAAAGGTTTAGTTTTACCTGGTGATGTTATTATTGGTGCAGATTCACATACATGTACTCACGGTGCTTTAGGTGCCTTCTCAACGGGTATGGGTTCTACTGATATTTCATTTGGTATGATTACTGGTGGAAACTGGTTTAAAATTCCTGAATCAATTAAAGTTGTATTCAAAGGTAAACCAGGTGAGCACGTAACTGGAAAAGATTTAATTCTAGAAATTATTAGAATTTTAGGTGTTGATGGAGCTTTATATAAAGCTTTAGAATTCACTGGTGATACTATTCAGTACTTATCTATGGATGATAGATTCTCTTTATGTAATATGGCAATTGAAGCAGGTGCTAAAAATGGTATTGTTGCTTACGATGAAATTACAAAAGAGTTTTTAGATACAAGAGATTCTTTAAGAGCTGAACCAAAAATTCATTATTCAGATGAAGATGCTGATTACTGTCAAGTAATTGAAATTGATGTTGAAGCTTTAGATCCTGTTATTGCTTATCCATTCTTACCATCTAATGGACACTCTGTAAACCAAGCTGTTGCAGATGAAATTAGAGTTGACCAAGTATTTATTGGTTCTTGTACTAATGGTAGATTATCTGACTTTAAAGTTGCTGCTGAAATTTTAAATGGACAAAAAGTTGCAAGACATGTAAGACTTATCTTAACTCCAGGAACTCAAAAGATTCTTAGAGATGCAACTAAATTAGGTTATATTGACACATTAGTAGATGCTGGTGCTGTTGTATCTAATCCTACTTGTGGTGCGTGTTTAGGTGGATATATGGGAATCCTTGGAGATAATGAAGTATGTATCTCTACTACTAATAGAAACTTTGTTGGTAGAATGGGATCTAGATCTTCAAAAATCTATTTAGCTAATAGTGCAGTTGCTGCTGCATCTGCAATCTCTGGATACATTACTGATCCTAGAGGTTTATAA
- the mobA gene encoding molybdenum cofactor guanylyltransferase MobA gives MPTTFNIPCVILCGGRSSRMGEDKSLLPFDHSNSLTQYQYDRLKPYFKELYISSKINKFDFLEDESSLILDEGEVFSPLVALDTIIKKFENQKIFIITVDTPLVSIDTINKIINSSNDYDITVAQTERIHNLCGVFSSSIRNSITKMLSDDIHKVGYLLKQNNTNVINLPENGEFINLNDKDEYNKALEIISLSNN, from the coding sequence ATGCCAACTACATTTAATATACCTTGTGTAATTTTATGTGGTGGTAGAAGTTCAAGAATGGGGGAAGATAAATCTCTTCTTCCCTTTGATCACTCAAACTCTCTAACTCAATATCAATACGATAGATTAAAACCTTATTTCAAAGAACTATATATATCTTCAAAGATAAACAAATTTGATTTCTTAGAAGATGAATCATCACTAATTTTAGATGAAGGTGAAGTTTTTTCTCCTTTAGTTGCTTTAGATACAATAATTAAAAAATTCGAAAATCAAAAAATATTTATAATAACTGTTGATACACCTTTAGTTAGTATTGATACTATAAATAAAATTATCAATTCTTCTAATGATTATGATATTACAGTAGCACAAACAGAAAGAATTCATAATTTATGTGGAGTATTTTCATCAAGTATAAGAAATTCTATTACTAAAATGTTGTCAGATGATATACATAAAGTTGGATATTTATTAAAACAAAATAATACAAATGTAATAAATTTGCCTGAAAATGGGGAGTTTATTAACCTAAATGATAAAGATGAATATAACAAGGCTTTAGAAATTATAAGTTTATCTAATAACTAA
- a CDS encoding NAD(P)/FAD-dependent oxidoreductase — MSKTELDKALGLVDQEIKKSGISRRDAFKLAGLGSATFLMGDTQAQAATTANASEAKGKILIIGGGLAGISTAARLSNTLSNPDITIIEPNPKSVSYQPGNTLIGAGIYEKSDVMYDTKDYVPSGTKLIKDKAVEFNPKNNSVTLESGKEITYDFLIVAAGLKLDFGRIKGLESVGEAYSLGEAKKITDTFGDSGVCSIYNTDSAVATWSAMQKFIEQAKSGQKVKGIFTHPNTSIKCGGAPKKIMYLANSRLEEAGVRHNAELTFYPNGGKMFGVPEYHDAIVKQFEQREMKWNYNHNLTGVDLEKKIATFDKHWEEKGEYDEDIEEYDIVKKHLDVEVSFDFMHITPPMKAPDEIGNSPIGSRKGWIPVDKETLQHVKFDNIFAIGDIAAVPMGKTGGSVRKQYKVLVDNLVAAMEGKELKAKYAGYTVCPLITDIGKVMLAEFNWTKKPTPSFPLDPTQERYIWWLMKVYLLKPMTMHGMLSGKA, encoded by the coding sequence ATGTCAAAAACAGAATTAGACAAAGCATTAGGTTTAGTTGATCAAGAGATCAAGAAATCTGGTATTTCAAGAAGAGATGCTTTTAAACTTGCTGGTTTAGGTTCAGCTACATTTTTAATGGGTGATACCCAAGCTCAAGCTGCAACTACCGCAAATGCTAGTGAAGCAAAGGGTAAAATCTTAATTATTGGTGGAGGTTTAGCTGGAATCTCTACTGCTGCAAGACTTTCAAATACATTAAGTAATCCAGACATTACAATAATTGAACCAAATCCAAAATCTGTATCTTATCAACCTGGTAATACTTTAATTGGTGCAGGAATATATGAAAAATCTGACGTGATGTATGATACTAAAGATTATGTACCAAGTGGAACTAAACTTATTAAAGATAAAGCTGTTGAGTTTAACCCTAAGAATAATAGTGTAACTTTAGAATCAGGAAAAGAAATAACTTATGATTTTTTAATTGTTGCGGCGGGATTAAAACTGGACTTCGGAAGAATCAAAGGATTAGAATCAGTAGGAGAAGCATACAGTTTAGGTGAAGCAAAAAAGATTACTGATACTTTTGGTGATTCTGGGGTTTGTTCTATTTATAATACAGATTCAGCAGTTGCAACATGGTCAGCTATGCAAAAGTTTATAGAACAAGCAAAAAGTGGTCAAAAAGTAAAAGGTATTTTTACTCATCCAAATACATCTATTAAATGTGGTGGAGCACCTAAGAAGATTATGTATCTTGCAAATTCTAGATTAGAAGAAGCAGGTGTTAGACATAATGCTGAATTAACATTCTATCCTAATGGTGGAAAAATGTTTGGTGTTCCTGAATATCATGATGCAATTGTAAAACAGTTTGAACAAAGAGAAATGAAATGGAATTATAATCATAATCTTACTGGTGTTGATTTAGAAAAAAAGATTGCAACTTTTGATAAACATTGGGAAGAAAAAGGTGAGTATGATGAGGATATTGAAGAGTATGATATTGTAAAAAAACATTTAGATGTTGAAGTATCATTTGATTTCATGCATATAACTCCTCCAATGAAAGCTCCCGATGAAATTGGAAATTCTCCTATTGGTTCAAGAAAAGGTTGGATTCCAGTTGATAAAGAAACTTTACAACATGTTAAATTTGATAATATCTTCGCCATTGGAGACATTGCTGCGGTTCCTATGGGAAAAACAGGTGGAAGTGTTAGAAAACAATATAAAGTCCTTGTAGATAACTTAGTGGCTGCGATGGAGGGTAAAGAGTTAAAAGCGAAATATGCTGGATATACTGTTTGTCCATTAATTACTGATATTGGTAAAGTTATGTTAGCAGAGTTTAATTGGACTAAGAAACCAACACCATCTTTTCCATTAGATCCAACACAAGAGAGATACATTTGGTGGTTAATGAAAGTTTATTTATTAAAACCAATGACAATGCATGGAATGTTATCAGGTAAAGCGTAA
- the rplT gene encoding 50S ribosomal protein L20, whose translation MPRVKTGVVRRRRHKKVLKAARGFFSGRSKHFRKAKEQLEHSMVYAYRDRRQKKRDIRKLWIVRINAACRLNDINYSRFMNGMKLSGIELDRKILADMAMNDYDAFVSLVGKAKEALN comes from the coding sequence ATGCCTAGAGTTAAAACTGGTGTAGTTAGAAGAAGAAGACATAAGAAAGTTTTAAAAGCCGCTAGAGGATTTTTTAGTGGTAGAAGTAAGCACTTTAGAAAGGCCAAAGAGCAATTAGAACACTCAATGGTATATGCTTACAGAGATAGAAGACAAAAGAAAAGAGATATTAGAAAGCTTTGGATTGTAAGAATCAATGCAGCTTGTAGATTAAATGATATCAACTATTCTAGATTCATGAACGGTATGAAATTATCAGGAATTGAATTAGATAGAAAAATCTTAGCTGATATGGCTATGAATGATTATGATGCATTTGTATCATTAGTTGGAAAAGCTAAAGAAGCATTAAACTAA
- the rpmI gene encoding 50S ribosomal protein L35, with the protein MPKMKTNSGALKRFKVKKNGSIKRGSAYRSHILTKMTQKRKRNLRGPKTVAAVDATRVKRMLNKA; encoded by the coding sequence ATGCCAAAGATGAAGACTAATAGTGGTGCTTTAAAGAGATTTAAAGTGAAGAAAAATGGTTCTATCAAAAGAGGATCAGCTTACAGAAGCCACATCTTAACTAAAATGACACAGAAGAGAAAAAGAAACCTTAGAGGTCCAAAAACTGTTGCAGCAGTAGACGCTACAAGAGTTAAAAGAATGTTAAACAAAGCATAA
- the infC gene encoding translation initiation factor IF-3, with translation MNDMITAKEVRCMGDDGTNYGIISTREAQSTADDLGLDLVLIAPDGKPPVAKIMDYGKFKYQQEKKKKEAKKKQKVIEVKEIKLSVKIAENDVNYKVKHAIEFLEAGKHVKFRVFLKGREMAHPEAGVEVLKRVWPMIEEIGVMDKQPKLEGRYVNMYVVPKNEHHKN, from the coding sequence ATGAATGACATGATTACAGCTAAAGAAGTAAGATGTATGGGAGATGATGGTACTAACTACGGTATCATTTCAACAAGAGAAGCACAATCAACTGCAGATGATTTAGGATTAGATTTAGTTTTAATCGCGCCAGATGGTAAACCACCAGTTGCAAAAATCATGGATTATGGTAAATTCAAATACCAACAAGAAAAAAAGAAAAAAGAAGCTAAGAAAAAACAAAAAGTTATCGAAGTTAAAGAGATTAAACTTTCTGTTAAAATTGCTGAAAATGATGTTAACTACAAAGTTAAACATGCAATTGAATTCTTAGAAGCTGGAAAACACGTAAAATTCAGAGTTTTCTTAAAAGGTAGAGAAATGGCTCACCCAGAAGCTGGTGTAGAAGTTCTTAAAAGAGTTTGGCCAATGATCGAAGAAATCGGTGTAATGGATAAACAACCTAAGTTAGAAGGAAGATACGTAAATATGTACGTTGTTCCTAAAAACGAACATCACAAAAACTAA